Proteins from a genomic interval of Molothrus ater isolate BHLD 08-10-18 breed brown headed cowbird chromosome 10, BPBGC_Mater_1.1, whole genome shotgun sequence:
- the FOXL2 gene encoding forkhead box protein L2: MMSNYPDGEEDTVALLAHDTGGSKEPDRGKEELSADKGPEKPDPSQKPPYSYVALIAMAIRESAEKRLTLSGIYQYIISKFPFYEKNKKGWQNSIRHNLSLNECFIKVPREGGGERKGNYWTLDPACEDMFEKGNYRRRRRMKRPFRPPPTHFQPGKTLFSPDSYGYLSPPKYLQSTFMNNSWPLAQPPAPMPYTSCQMSGGNVSPVNVKGLSGPASYSPYSRVQSMALPSMVNSYNGVGHHHHHHPHAHHPQQLSPASPAPPSAPAANGAGLQFACARQPAELSMMHCSYWEHDSKHSALHSRIDI; the protein is encoded by the coding sequence ATGATGAGCAACTACCCGGACGGCGAGGAGGACACGGTGGCGCTGCTGGCTCATGACACCGGCGGCAGCAAGGAGCCGGATCGGGGCAAGGAGGAGCTGAGCGCGGACAAGGGCCCCGAGAAGCCGGACCCCTCGCAGAAGCCCCCCTATTCCTACGTGGCCCTGATCGCCATGGCCATTCGGGAGAGCGCGGAGAAGAGGCTTACGCTGTCTGGGATCTACCAGTACATCATCAGCAAGTTCCCTTTCTACGAGAAGAACAAGAAAGGCTGGCAGAACAGCATCCGCCACAACCTCAGCCTCAACGAGTGCTTCATCAAGGTGCCCCGGGAGGGCGGCGGCGAGCGCAAGGGCAACTACTGGACCCTGGACCCCGCCTGCGAGGACATGTTCGAGAAGGGCAACTACCGCAGAAGACGAAGGATGAAACGGCCTTTCCGGCCGCCTCCGACCCACTTCCAGCCGGGCAAGACCCTCTTCAGCCCCGACAGCTACGGCTACCTGTCCCCGCCCAAGTACTTGCAGTCCACCTTCATGAACAACTCGTGGCCGCTGGCGCAGCCCCCCGCGCCCATGCCCTACACGTCCTGCCAGATGTCTGGTGGGAACGTCAGCCCCGTCAATGTGAAAGGACTCTCGGGCCCGGCGTCCTACAGCCCCTACTCGCGGGTGCAGAGCATGGCGCTGCCCAGCATGGTGAACTCCTACAACGGCGTgggccaccaccaccaccaccacccgCACGCCCAccacccccagcagctcagcccgGCCAGCCCCGCGCCGCCCTCGGCCCCGGCGGCAAACGGAGCCGGCCTCCAGTTTGCCTGCGCCCGCCAGCCCGCCGAGCTGTCCATGATGCACTGTTCTTACTGGGAGCACGACAGCAAACACAGCGCCCTGCACTCCCGCATAGACATCTAG